In Tenrec ecaudatus isolate mTenEca1 chromosome 4, mTenEca1.hap1, whole genome shotgun sequence, a single window of DNA contains:
- the HBE1 gene encoding hemoglobin subunit epsilon — translation MVNFTAEEKAAVTSLWGKVNVDEAGGEALGRLLVVYPWTQRFFDTFGNLSSASAIMGNPKVKAHGKKVLTSFGDAVKNMDNLKSTFAKLSELHCDKLHVDPENFRLLGNVLVIILATHFGKEFTPEMQAAWQKLVMGVATALSHKYH, via the exons ATGGTGAATTTTACTGCCGAGGAGAAGGCTGCTGTGACAAGCCTGTGGGGCAAAGTGAATGTGGACGAGGCCGGAGGCGAGGCCCTGGGAAG GCTCCTGGTTGTCTATCCCTGGACCCAGAGGTTTTTTGATACCTTTGGCAACCTGTCTTCTGCGTCTGCCATCATGGGCAACCCCAAGGTCAAGGCTCATGGCAAGAAAGTACTGACCTCCTTTGGAGATGCTGTTAAGAACATGGACAACCTCAAGTCTACTTTTGCTAAGCTGAGTGAGCTGCATTGTGACAAGCTGCACGTGGATCCTGAGAATTTCCGG CTCCTGGGCAATGTGCTGGTCATTATTCTGGCTACTCATTTTGGCAAGGAATTCACTCCTGAAATGCAGGCTGCTTGGCAGAAACTGGTGATGGGTGttgccactgctctgtctcacaaGTACCACTGA
- the LOC142446810 gene encoding hemoglobin subunit gamma: MVHFTAEEKAAITGLWSKVNVEQAGGEALGRLLVVYPWTQRFFEGFGNLSSPSAIMGNPKVKAHGKKVLTSLGDAVKNLEDLKGTFAHLSELHCDKLHVDPENFRLLGNVLVIVLAQLFGKELTPQVQAAWQKMMTGVANALVSKYH; the protein is encoded by the exons ATGGTGCATTTCACGGCTGAAGAGAAGGCGGCtatcactggcctgtggtctaagGTGAATGTGGAACAGGCTGGAGGCGAGGCACTTGGCAG GCTCCTGGTTGTCTATCCCTGGACCCAGAGATTTTTTGAGGGCTTTGGCAACCTGTCCTCTCCTTCAGCCATCATGGGCAACCCCAAAGTCAAGGCCCATGGCAAGAAGGTGCTGACCTCTTTGGGGGATGCTGTTAAGAATCTGGAAGACCTCAAGGGCACCTTTGCCCATCTGAGTGAACTGCACTGTGACAAGCTGCATGTGGATCCTGAGAACTTCAGG CTCCTGGGGAATGTGCTAGTGATTGTTTTGGCACAACTCTTTGGCAAGGAACTCACCCCCCAGGTACAGGCTGCCTGGCAGAAGATGATGACTGGTGTGGCCAATGCCCTGGTCTCCAAGTATCACTGA